CACAGCCTATGAAGATTCTGTTAGTTGAAGATGAACCGAAGGTAGCCTCCTTCATTAAGAAAGGGCTGGAGGAGCAAACCTACGACGTAGACCAGGCCTACGATGGCACGATGGGGGTGAAACTGGCGCTGCAGAATGAGTATGACCTCATTATCCTCGATATTATACTTCCCGGCATGAATGGGCTGGACGCCTGCAGGCAGATCAGGCTCCATGATACCAATGTGGCCATACTTATGCTGACGGCCCTCGGCACGACCGACGACAAAATAGTGGGGCTCGATGCCGGTGCTGACGATTACCTGACCAAGCCCTTCGAGTTCAAAGAAATGCTCGCCCGTGTCCGCGCCTTGTCCCGGCGCAACACAGATACAGGCACCAGCGAAAAGCTAACCATTGCCGACCTGGAGTTGGATGTAGCCAAAAAAGCCGTTACACGGGCCGGTAAGCTCATCAACCTAACGGCACGCGAGTTTTCCCTGCTCTACTACTTGCTGCGTAACCAGGGTAGGGTTGTTTCCAGGGTGGATATAACAGAGCAAGTATGGGAAACCTCATTCGACACGGGCAGCAACGTGATTGATGTGTACATTAACTTCTTGCGGAAAAAAATAGACAAAGACCACAGTAACAAGCTGATACATACGCTGGTGGGCATGGGCTATGTGCTAAAAGAGCAGGAGAACCTATGAAAATCCGTACCAGGCTCACCCTTCAGTTTGCCAGCATCTTTGCGCTGATTCTGCTCCTTTTCTCACTGGTGGTATACTATTTCACCTCTATTTACCGACAGGATGATTTTTACAGGCGCATTTCCCGCCGCGCCCTGATACTGGCGCGCCATATACTGGAGGCCGATGAAGTGGACAAGCTGCAGCAACGGCGCAACCAGATAAGTTATTTCCAGGAGCTTCCGTTTGAGTCGGTGCGGATTATAAACGCGGACGGGGATGCTATTTTCTCGGAGGGCGAGGGAGACCTTGGCTTTACCCCAGCAAGGGCAGAGAAGATCCGGCAGGAGGGGGTGCTGAAGTATGAGGAGGGCGTGCGGCAGGTAGTGGGCATGTATTACCAGGATAACCAGGGCGACTATATCATTCTGGCCTCCTCTATAGACGCCTATAGCCTTAGGAAACTGCACCACCTGGAGATCCTGCTGTTGGTGGGCTTTTTCGGCTCCATGGCCGTGGTGCTTGTAGCTGGCTGGATTTTCTCGAAACAGGCTATGCGCCCGATTATAAAGGTAATCAGCGAGGTGCAGAAAATCAGTGCCAGCGACCTGCACCTGCGCCTAAGCGATGCGGACGGGAAAGATGAAATATCGCACCTGGCCCAAACATTTAACCGCATGCTCGACCGCTTGGAGCTGGCGTTCGAAATGCAGAGCACCTTTGTTTCGAATGCCTCCCATGAGCTGCGTACGCCCCTTACTGCCATGATCGGCGAGCTGGAGGTGGCCCTGATGAAGCCGCGTGAGGCGACAGAGTACCACAGAGTGCTGCAAAGTGCCCTGGAAGAGGCGCGGATGCTGACGGAGCTTTCAAACGGCCTGCTGCAAATAGCGCAAGCCAGCCTCGACCCATCCAAGATAAAACTGACCACCCTGCGCTTCGACGAGCTGGTGTGGATGGCCCGTGACCAGGTGCTGAAGCGCCAGCCGAAGGCCCGCATCGATATTGACTTTGCAAACTTCCCGGAGGAGGAGGACCGCCTGGTGGTGCGCGGAAACGAAGCGTTGTTGCTCGTGGCCGTTGTGAATGTACTTGAAAATGCCATTAAGTTCTCCCCGAACGAGCAAGCCGTGGTGGGCCGTATCGTTGTCCGCAAAAACGAAGTAATGCTACAGGTGCGCGATCGGGGGCTCGGCATCGCACCGGATGATCTAAAGCATGTGTTTGTTCCTTTTTTTCGGGCCGAAAATGTGCGAAGTATTACTGGGCACGGCATCGGCCTGCCCTTGGCAGAACGCATCTTGAAGCTGCACAAAGGGGCTATCTCAGTTGATTCGAGGATAAACGAAGGTACGGAAGTAATCATTAGCCTACCCCAAGTATATCTGATCATACCTGATTATACCTGATTTTAATCTCATTTTAATGTCGTTTTAATTCCCTCTTAATCTTACCAACGTATGTTTGCACTTCCATCCTGAAACAGCTCTTGTATAGGCTATACTTGCACGTTTTCCCGGGGTGTGAAAACTTCTATAAGATTTGTTTGTAATTAAAACATGAAAGAAAGTAGGAATTCCTCTCAGTACCTCTCGCACCTTGGTAAAGACATACCCGCGGGCTTAGTTGTTTTCTTTGTGGCTCTGCCGCTTTGCCTGGGCATTTCGCTTGCTTCCGGTGCGCCGCTTTTGTCGGGGCTTGTGACAGGTATCGTTGGTGGCGTGGTGGTAGCCTGGTTAAGTGGCTCTCAGCTCGCGGTGAGCGGCCCTGCTGCAGGCCTGACGGTTATCGTTCTGAACGGTATTGAGACGCTTGGTTCCTTTGAAGCGTTCCTGCTGGCTGTGGTAATCGCTGGTTTTTTACAGCTTATACTTGGCTTCATGAAGGCGGGCGTCATCGGTTTGTACTTTCCCTCCTCAGTTATTAAGGGAATGCTGGCCGCTATCGGCCTTATTCTAATCCTAAAACAGATTCCTCACTTTTTAGGTGCCGATGATGACTTTTTCGGTGAGATGGAATTTTTCCAGCCGGACGGCCGGAATACCTTTTCCGAAATTGGATACGCTTTTTCAGCCATCCAACTGGGTGCGCTACTGATCGGTGTGATATCGCTTGCTATAATCCTGCTGTGGGACAACCCTAAGATCAAGAATAACAAAATCCTCAAGTTTGTTCCAGGCGCGTTGGTGGCCGTGTTGCTTTCTATTGTGATTAACATGCTGTTCATCAACTTTATGCCGGAGCTTGCCGTTACCTCCAGCCACCTGGTGTCTATACCTATCATGGAGAGCTTTGGCGACATTAAGTCGGAGCTTCGGTTTCTGGATATTAATGCCCTTAGCGACCCCTCACTCTATATTGTTGCGTTCACCATTGCCATTGTTGCCAGTCTGGAGACGCTGCTTAGCATAGAGGCCATTGATAAACTGGACCCGCACAAGCGCCGCAGCGACACCAACCGTGAATTGAAAGCCCAGGGCGTGGGTAACATGGTAGCCGGTCTTATTGGCGGCCTGCCAATGACTGCCGTAATTGTTCGTGGCTCCACTAACGTTGCCTCTGGCGCCCAAACAAGAGTTTCGAGCTTTGTGCACGGTATATTCCTGGCGCTTTCAGTGCTGCTGTTAGCAGGGATGATGAACCAGATTCCGCTTTCGGCTTTGGCGGCAGTGTTGCTGGTGGTGGGTTTCAAATTAACGAAGCCAGCCCTGTACAAGACGCAGTTTAAGCTGGGACATGAGCAGTTCATTCCATTTATAGTAACAGTACTCGCCATACTCTTCACGGACTTGCTGATTGGTATCTGCGTGGGTCTGGCAGTAGGTATCTTCTACATCCTTAAGGCAAATTACAAGTCGCCATACTTCTACCACAAGGAAGAGCATCAGGAAAAAGATTACATCCGCATCAAACTAAGCGAGCATGTATCCTTCCTTAACAAAGCCAGCATAATCCTGACACTGGACCACATGCCGCACAACAGCCACGTGATTATAGATGGAGAAAACTCCGCCTTTATTGATTATGATGTACTGGAGGCCATTCAGGAGTTTAAAAAGACAGCCCACGAGCGTAACATAAAGGTGGAGCTGGTTAACATTAATGATGTAGAGGTAATGGACCTGCATTAAGTGTAGGCACGTATTGTTGATAACACACCGATTTATAACTTATATATCATGGAAAAAATATTTGAGAACAATAGAAAGTGGGTTGCTGAGAAGCTGGCCCAGGATCCGGATTACTTTAAGAAGCTAGCGCTAGGGCAGGAGCCGCGTTACCTGTTTATTGGCTGCTCTGATAGCCGCGTACCAGCCGGTGAGATTACGGGCCACGGACCGGGAGAAATGTTCGTGCACCGTAACATCGCCAACATGGTCGTGCACACCGACGTGAACATGCTGTCGGTGCTGCAGTATGCCGTGGAGGTGCTGAAGGTAAAAGACATTATTGTGTGTGGCCACTATGGCTGCGGCGGAGTGGCAGCGGCCGCTGGCAACAAGCAGTTCGGTCTTATCGACAACTGGCTCCGAAACATAAAGGATGTGATTCGCCTGCACGAGGAGGAGTTTACAGGCATCAAGGACGAAGAGCAGCGCCTGCGCCGCCTGGTGGAACTGAACGTGATAGAGCAGGTGCACAACCTGTCCAAAACGTCCATTATTCAGAATGCCATGCAGTCTGATAACCCGCCAAAGCTCCATGGCCTGGTTTACGACATCAGAGAGGGCCTTTTGCGCGACCTGAAGGTGAATGTAGATCAGTTCCAGCAGTTTGATCATATTTATAACGTGACGGGGGAGCAGGTATCCGCTTAACTCTTGCACACACCATATCTCCTCCTGTTATGGAGGGCATCAAAAAACCCCGTTGCATCCGCAACGGGGTTTTCTATGTGGAGTTCATCCACTGTTCTTAGGTTAAACTACCACGGGTAGCCATACTGAAATGGCCGCCTGTAGGTGTTATTACCATTCATAGTCTCTTCTCGAAGATGATCCGTAAGTGTAGGGAGGTCCGCCATAGGTGTTTCTGTTTCCACCATAGCTGGAGCTGCTCCCATAACTGTTGCGGTCACGGTTTTCATAGGATCTGCGGCGATCGTTATCATCATCGCTGAACCAGGATTTTACCGTATCTCCAGCCTTCTCTAGAAAGCCCCGATCATGGTCATCATGGTTGTTACGGTCATAATCAGAGCCATAACGGTTGCTAGAGCCATAGTTGTTGTTGCTGGAACCATAGCTGCTGTCGCTTCTGTAGCCCATTCTGTCTCTGTTTCCAGAGCCATAGTTGCTTGATCCGTAGTTAGACGAGCCATAGTTAGAACCTGATCCGTAGTTAGAGCTTCTGCCATAGTCAGATCCATTACGGTCGCGGTCATAGTCTGTGCCGTAATTGCTGGTAGTATAGCCCGTGCCATAAGTGCCGGAGCCATAGTTTCCGCTGTAGCTAGACCCACTGTTGTAAGTGCCGCTACCGTAGCTGTTTCTGCCCGAGTTGCGGTCAGAGTCATAGCTTGAGTAGCTGTCGCGGTTGCTCATGCCGCTTCTTCTGCGGTTATCGTTGTCATCGTCGTTAAACCACGAGGATACTTTATTTTCTGCTTTATCCCAGAAACTGCGGTCGTTGTCATTGTCTCTGTTGGAGCCATAGCGGTTGCTGGAACCATAGTTATCAGACGAGCCATAATCTGAGCGACCGTAGCTTGAGCCACTACTGCGTGGTGAATCATAAAATGAGCCGGTTGTGCGGCCGGTTCCAGAGCTTGAATAAGCGTCTATACCTGATCCCATGCCTGAGTTACGGTTTCCGTAGCCACTTGCACTTGAACTGCCATAGCTTGTGCGGTGGCGGTCTGTTAAATCCATATCGCCGGAATAATAGTTTCTGGCTGATCCTCTCGTTCTGGTTGTTTCGTTGTCATTAAACGGGTTGTAGCCCGAGTTTTCATAGCTTCTCATAGTTGTCGGTTTTAATTTAAAGATCTTATTTTCATCGTATTTGCTAGTCCCAATTATAAAACCGGGGCTAGTTATTTTTACGTCTTCCTGGCATATATGTTATAATCTTCCTCTTTGCACTGTTCAAAAGTAACACAGCAACCCACCCAATGCTTTAGCGGCTAAAAGCTCTTTACTAGTGGTGCAATGCATAAAATATTTTACAAGTATAAAGTGCCAGCCTTTATAGTACTTTAAGATTGTTTGGCTACTTAAGAGTTAATTAGCAGGGTAGGTATATAAGGGCTGTGAACCTATTTTACAACTTGTATTACGGTGCTTTTTGCCTCTGTTTGGTGCTATGTATCTCGCTTTTGATATGAGCCTTAAATAGCAATATATTTATAAGGTTCAAACTGGTGCATTGCTTTTGATGGTTTTTCTTTGTGGAGAAGGAAATTTAAAGTGCAATTCAGCTGTTTACCCGTCGTTAACAGTACATCACATTTTAGCCATATTTTTCATATGAGATTAAAAACAATGCTAGCCGCTCTGGCAGCAGTAGGCATGCTTACTGCGTGTGAGGATATCTTTGAGGATGGAAACATGCAACCTGATGGCTCAAAACCTAGTGTCGTAGTAAATAGCCCAAGCAGCAACCAAGCTATTAATGTGGCGCAGGGGCTGCTCGTCAATATCTCCGCCGTTGATAAAGACAAAGTAAAGGATCTTGATATTGTGCTGCAGTCGCAGGAGGAGGAGCAGAATACACTGATCAGCTTCTCAACCACCCCGGATAAAAACGTGGTGGAGTTTGACTCGGTAGTAAGTGTCCAGGGAGTTAAGCCCGGTCGCTACAACCTCATTATCACCGCAACCGACTACCGCACCAACCAGACTGTTCAGGAGGTTCCGGTAATCATTCAGGCTCCTGCAAATTAGAACGAACGCTTTTATAACTGAAAAGGCTGCTGTGGTATCATCCACAGCAGCCTTTTCAGTTTAGCTTTTTTCCCCCTCATCCGTAGCCGGTTTATACTTCAGCAGCAGCCAATCCTTTAAGTATGGCTTCTTAAAACTGGTACACTACCTGCCACTGCTCATTAAGTATAAGCGCGGCATCGAAAGGCTCACCGGTTTTTTGGGAGATAAAACCCTTTATTTTTGGCGTCTTACCTTTCAGTACCAGCGCAGCAATTTGCTTTTCTGACAGTTGTTTGCCGCCCATCTCAAAGGGCACCAGGAATTTGCAGCCCTCCCTGAACCGGCTGCAGCCATAGGCGCTGTTGCCTTTGAGCAACTTACCCTGCTTGCACCTGGGGCACTGGGCAAAGGGATCTTTCTCGGCGGTTTTCTCCACCTTCTCCACCTTCTCCACCACCAGTTGCTTATTTGCATCCAGCGTAAGTATGGCATCATAGCTTTCACCCTGCGCATCCTTAAACCCTTTGATGGTGGGCGTTTTGCCTTTGCTCAGCAGGGCCTGCACCTGCTTATCGGTTATTTCCTTGCCCTGCTGTTCGATGGGCAGCAGAAAGCGGCAGCCTTCTTTATAGCGGATGCAGCCATAGGCTTTGGAGCCCTTTAAAATGTGGCCTTCTTTGCAGGCAGGGCAGGAGCCAAGTCCCTGAGTCGGAGGTGCAGCAGCGCTGTTCTTTTTAGCTGCTTTAGCAGGCTTTTGTGCAGGCTTTGCTTCGTCCGGTTGCGGCTCCATTGTTACGGTGGCGGCGTGGTCATACTTCACTTCCTGCACCAGGCTCATCACAAACTCCTGCAGTTCCTGCAGAAACGTCTCGGCTTTAAACTCGCCGCCCTCTATTTGCCGTAGCTTGCGCTCCCACTGCCCCGTCATCTCCGCCGACTTCAGCGTCTGGTTTCTTATAACGCCAATCAGGTCGATGCCCATTTGTGTGGGAATGATTTTCTTCTTGTCTTTGCGGATGTACTGGCGCTTAAAGAGTGTCTCGATGATGGCGGCACGGGTAGAGGGGCGGCCGATTCCGTTCTCCTTCAGCGCGTCCTTCAATTCCTCATCCTCCACCTGCCTGCCGGCTGTTTCCATGGCGCGAAGCAGGGTGGCCTCTGTATACTCCTTGGGCGGGTTCGTCATTTTCTTCTCCAGCAGCGGGGCGTGCGGGCCATGTTCGCCTTTGTCGAAGTGGGGGAGAACGCCGGTAGCTTCGTCCTCTTCTTTCCCGTCCTTGGTGGTTGGTTCGGTTTTGATGTCTTCCGCACCGTACAGCACGCGCCAGCCCGGCTCCAGAATCTGCTTGCCGCGCACCCGGAAATCATACCCAGCCGACTCGGCCATCACTGTGGTGTTGCTCACAATACAATCCGGGTACAGGGCAGCCAGGAAACGGCGCGTGATGATATCGTACACATCCGCTTCGCGCCCGTACAGGCTACCTGCATCAGCGCCTGTCGGGATGATGGCGTGGTGGTCTGTTACTTTGTTGTTGTTAAAGACTTTCTTCGTTTTCCGGATTTTACTTTCTAAGAGCGGCGCTACTTCCTGCCTGTACTGGTTCAGCCCCTGCAGGATGTCGGGAATCTTCGGGTAGATATCATCGGGCAAAAACGTGGTATCCACACGCGGGTAGGAAACTACCTTTTTTTCGTACAGGCTCTGCACCGTTTTCAGTGTCTCGTCTGCCGAAAGGCTTAACTTGTTGTTGCACTCAATCTGCAATGAGGTCAGGTCGAATAACTTAGGCGGAGATTCGGTGCCTTTCTTTGTCTCCACATCCGTTATAGTCAGTTCCGCCTCCCGGATGGCATCCATTATTTTCTGCGCCTCTTCCTCTTTCTGGAAGCGCCCATTGGTACTCGAGAAGGTTGTGTCGCGGTAAACGGTTTTAAGCTCCCAGAAAGGCTGGGGCACAAAATTGGCTATTTCGTGATGTCGGTTCACCAGCATGGCCAATGTAGGCGTCTGCACCCTGCCTATGGAAAGCGTCTGGCGGCCGTTGGCATACTTCAGCGTAAAGAGGCGCGTGGCGTTCAGGCCCAGCAGCCAATCGCCGATGGCGCGGCTTTTACCTGCCTGGTACAGCAGATCGAATTCCGAGCCATCCTTTAGTTTGGCAAAGCCCTGCCGAATGGCATCCTCGGTGAGCGAGGAAATCCAGAGGCGTTTAAAAGGCTTACGGTAATTAGCCTCCGTAAGCACCCAGCGCTGTATTACTTCCCCTTCCTGCCCGGCGTCACCGCAGTTTATTACTTCCTCGGCATTCTCCAGCAGCTTTTTTATAATACCGAACTGCTTTTGCACCCCGCTGTCCTTCATCAGCTTAATGCCATACTTCTCAGGCAGCATCGGCAGGTCGTACATGCTCCAGCGCTTCCACTCGGGTTTGTAATCGTCGGGTTCGCGCAGGGTACAGAAATGCCCGAAGGTCCAGGTTACCTGATAGCCGTTGCCTTCAAAGTAGCCTTCTTTCCTGGCTTTGGCACCAAGCACCAGGGCAATCTCACGGGCAACACTCGGTTTTTCAGCAATGCAAACTTTCAAGCTTCGTGGTTTTTAAGAGTATAATCAGCCTACAAATTTAATCATTTCAGGGCTGATCTGCGAACTTAATATAAAGGGATTGGCAGAATCAAAACTTAAAACAAAAGAGCATTTCTGATGTTGAGGGCATATGGAAATACAACAATCCGGGTGTAGGCTATTGTAGAGTTATACTTACCTTTAGGCCTAATAATTATATTTTTATAATTAAGTGTTTCATCCCTAATGTTATAAACCTTGCGTTGCAACATTAGGAGCAAAGTGGTTGTAGAACAAAGTAATTACCTTGAGCAAATGATATATGATTACTAATGTGATAAAGTATGGCCGAGCTGCTTTGATGCCGGTCGTACTGCTTTTCAGCGCCTTTTTTATGCAGGCCTGCGAAGAGTTTGAATACAGCCCTTACGAAGTGCGCCTTAGTGCTGATGAGAAAGGCATCAACAAGCGCAACATCGATAAAATAAATGCGCTGAACATTTCCCCTTCAGATACCCTTCGCTTCGTGCTCACCTCAGACCCACAGGGGTTTTACCAGGAAAACGAGAAGCTGGTAAGGCAGATCAACACATTGGATGACATCTCTTTTGTGCTGATTGGGGGGGACTTGACTGATTTTGGCCTCACCAAGGAGTTCAAGCTGGTGCATGAAGATTTCAAGACCCTAAAAATGCCATACGTGGCGGTGGTGGGCAACCATGATGCCATCAACAACGGCAAAGAGGTTTTCAGCGCCATGTACGGCGACTATGACGTGAGCTTCGGGGTGGGCAACAGCAGGTTTATTTTGCTGAACACCAATGCGCTGGAGTTTAAGGATGAGGCGCCGGACCTGGTGTGGCTGGAGCAGGAACTGCAAGCGGCTGCGGGTTACGAGCACATCTTCGTGATTTCGCACATTCCCCCTACCAACGGTGAGTTTGGGGAGAATAACGCTGAGAAGTATAGCAACCTGCTGAAGCAGTACAACGCCTCATACTCAATCCACGGGCACAACCATAGCTTTAAACACCACTACCCGTATGGGGAGCAGGTACCGTATATGGAGTCAGCCGCTACCGA
Above is a window of Pontibacter akesuensis DNA encoding:
- a CDS encoding response regulator transcription factor — its product is MKILLVEDEPKVASFIKKGLEEQTYDVDQAYDGTMGVKLALQNEYDLIILDIILPGMNGLDACRQIRLHDTNVAILMLTALGTTDDKIVGLDAGADDYLTKPFEFKEMLARVRALSRRNTDTGTSEKLTIADLELDVAKKAVTRAGKLINLTAREFSLLYYLLRNQGRVVSRVDITEQVWETSFDTGSNVIDVYINFLRKKIDKDHSNKLIHTLVGMGYVLKEQENL
- a CDS encoding HAMP domain-containing sensor histidine kinase; this encodes MKIRTRLTLQFASIFALILLLFSLVVYYFTSIYRQDDFYRRISRRALILARHILEADEVDKLQQRRNQISYFQELPFESVRIINADGDAIFSEGEGDLGFTPARAEKIRQEGVLKYEEGVRQVVGMYYQDNQGDYIILASSIDAYSLRKLHHLEILLLVGFFGSMAVVLVAGWIFSKQAMRPIIKVISEVQKISASDLHLRLSDADGKDEISHLAQTFNRMLDRLELAFEMQSTFVSNASHELRTPLTAMIGELEVALMKPREATEYHRVLQSALEEARMLTELSNGLLQIAQASLDPSKIKLTTLRFDELVWMARDQVLKRQPKARIDIDFANFPEEEDRLVVRGNEALLLVAVVNVLENAIKFSPNEQAVVGRIVVRKNEVMLQVRDRGLGIAPDDLKHVFVPFFRAENVRSITGHGIGLPLAERILKLHKGAISVDSRINEGTEVIISLPQVYLIIPDYT
- a CDS encoding SulP family inorganic anion transporter; translated protein: MKESRNSSQYLSHLGKDIPAGLVVFFVALPLCLGISLASGAPLLSGLVTGIVGGVVVAWLSGSQLAVSGPAAGLTVIVLNGIETLGSFEAFLLAVVIAGFLQLILGFMKAGVIGLYFPSSVIKGMLAAIGLILILKQIPHFLGADDDFFGEMEFFQPDGRNTFSEIGYAFSAIQLGALLIGVISLAIILLWDNPKIKNNKILKFVPGALVAVLLSIVINMLFINFMPELAVTSSHLVSIPIMESFGDIKSELRFLDINALSDPSLYIVAFTIAIVASLETLLSIEAIDKLDPHKRRSDTNRELKAQGVGNMVAGLIGGLPMTAVIVRGSTNVASGAQTRVSSFVHGIFLALSVLLLAGMMNQIPLSALAAVLLVVGFKLTKPALYKTQFKLGHEQFIPFIVTVLAILFTDLLIGICVGLAVGIFYILKANYKSPYFYHKEEHQEKDYIRIKLSEHVSFLNKASIILTLDHMPHNSHVIIDGENSAFIDYDVLEAIQEFKKTAHERNIKVELVNINDVEVMDLH
- a CDS encoding carbonic anhydrase; translation: MEKIFENNRKWVAEKLAQDPDYFKKLALGQEPRYLFIGCSDSRVPAGEITGHGPGEMFVHRNIANMVVHTDVNMLSVLQYAVEVLKVKDIIVCGHYGCGGVAAAAGNKQFGLIDNWLRNIKDVIRLHEEEFTGIKDEEQRLRRLVELNVIEQVHNLSKTSIIQNAMQSDNPPKLHGLVYDIREGLLRDLKVNVDQFQQFDHIYNVTGEQVSA
- a CDS encoding SWFGD domain-containing protein, which encodes MRSYENSGYNPFNDNETTRTRGSARNYYSGDMDLTDRHRTSYGSSSASGYGNRNSGMGSGIDAYSSSGTGRTTGSFYDSPRSSGSSYGRSDYGSSDNYGSSNRYGSNRDNDNDRSFWDKAENKVSSWFNDDDNDNRRRSGMSNRDSYSSYDSDRNSGRNSYGSGTYNSGSSYSGNYGSGTYGTGYTTSNYGTDYDRDRNGSDYGRSSNYGSGSNYGSSNYGSSNYGSGNRDRMGYRSDSSYGSSNNNYGSSNRYGSDYDRNNHDDHDRGFLEKAGDTVKSWFSDDDNDRRRSYENRDRNSYGSSSSYGGNRNTYGGPPYTYGSSSRRDYEW
- a CDS encoding type IA DNA topoisomerase, giving the protein MKVCIAEKPSVAREIALVLGAKARKEGYFEGNGYQVTWTFGHFCTLREPDDYKPEWKRWSMYDLPMLPEKYGIKLMKDSGVQKQFGIIKKLLENAEEVINCGDAGQEGEVIQRWVLTEANYRKPFKRLWISSLTEDAIRQGFAKLKDGSEFDLLYQAGKSRAIGDWLLGLNATRLFTLKYANGRQTLSIGRVQTPTLAMLVNRHHEIANFVPQPFWELKTVYRDTTFSSTNGRFQKEEEAQKIMDAIREAELTITDVETKKGTESPPKLFDLTSLQIECNNKLSLSADETLKTVQSLYEKKVVSYPRVDTTFLPDDIYPKIPDILQGLNQYRQEVAPLLESKIRKTKKVFNNNKVTDHHAIIPTGADAGSLYGREADVYDIITRRFLAALYPDCIVSNTTVMAESAGYDFRVRGKQILEPGWRVLYGAEDIKTEPTTKDGKEEDEATGVLPHFDKGEHGPHAPLLEKKMTNPPKEYTEATLLRAMETAGRQVEDEELKDALKENGIGRPSTRAAIIETLFKRQYIRKDKKKIIPTQMGIDLIGVIRNQTLKSAEMTGQWERKLRQIEGGEFKAETFLQELQEFVMSLVQEVKYDHAATVTMEPQPDEAKPAQKPAKAAKKNSAAAPPTQGLGSCPACKEGHILKGSKAYGCIRYKEGCRFLLPIEQQGKEITDKQVQALLSKGKTPTIKGFKDAQGESYDAILTLDANKQLVVEKVEKVEKTAEKDPFAQCPRCKQGKLLKGNSAYGCSRFREGCKFLVPFEMGGKQLSEKQIAALVLKGKTPKIKGFISQKTGEPFDAALILNEQWQVVYQF
- a CDS encoding metallophosphoesterase family protein, with amino-acid sequence MITNVIKYGRAALMPVVLLFSAFFMQACEEFEYSPYEVRLSADEKGINKRNIDKINALNISPSDTLRFVLTSDPQGFYQENEKLVRQINTLDDISFVLIGGDLTDFGLTKEFKLVHEDFKTLKMPYVAVVGNHDAINNGKEVFSAMYGDYDVSFGVGNSRFILLNTNALEFKDEAPDLVWLEQELQAAAGYEHIFVISHIPPTNGEFGENNAEKYSNLLKQYNASYSIHGHNHSFKHHYPYGEQVPYMESAATEDLEYVVFTVVGNRVSYERVIL